Within Dreissena polymorpha isolate Duluth1 chromosome 13, UMN_Dpol_1.0, whole genome shotgun sequence, the genomic segment atattttgattatgttttgtttttatacaaaaccagaaagtttcaccggttcgcgtagttgcccagtccctgtgatcttttataattgcccagtccctgtgatcagttattaattaaaagaattagcttttcattatttgtaataaatgttgtagtaaatgtaataggcacaaatgtagtacttatttacacttatttacacacaaaaatcacaactatgcaagatattctgacaacaaaaatatatacattgatccgtaaaataacttctcctataagcgaaaaaaaaacgtattacatacgagtcgccgcacttcagtgcgacgccaataagctgcccttgaacatacatttaataacattgtggggcgcccaacggggaattatattgtccggaatggcaaaaatacaaaaataatcatttgtaagcattgAATAAAAGAAAAATTGGTTAGAAttggtagaatatcgattttaattcactcgtgatcataaaaaaaaatcactcatGGCAAAaaatcattttctatgatcactcgtgaattaaaatcgatctTCCACCaattccaacaaatatcctctagtCTATATAATTGTGAACTTTTTATAACCcgattgttaaccaggttttccgaaggaaaaaactggttattagattggcgaatgcgggcgggctggctggcgggctggcgggcgggcggaacaagcttgtccgggccataactatgtcgtttattgtcagattttaaaatcatttggcacatttgttcaccatcattgggcggtgtgtcgcgcgaaataattacgtcgatatctccaaggtcaaggtcacactttgagttcaaagatcaaaaatggccataaatgagcttgtcctggccataactatgtcattcgttgtgagattttaaaatcatttggcacatttgttcaccatcatgggacggtgtgtcgcacgaaagaatcacgtcaatatctccaatgtcaaggtcgccacgactaaaaatagattttttttaaaaacaaacttacaaagggggttaattttgtttgttcatttcaaaagttcagtttgagttttctccctttatcagatttttttttcacaatgaaaacctggttttgtgacaattttgtcccttgttttcgtTTTAAACTTACGTACTAAATGTTATTCATTCACAAGCAGTTTATGATAGTTGTATACAAATGCGATATGACTAATAATTTTGTGCAACGTCGATTATTCTCAATTACAGCATGTTAGGGCATATTCATTTGTTCTAACGTGGGCTGCTTTAAGTGAAGCTGAAACACGATATAGTCCTAAACACGAGATATCATCTCCTAATATTGAGATACTATCTCCGTAATTATGCCTTCGTTTTTCGTAATTTATTTTAGCTATATCCGAATTATGCTTTAGGGTTTTCTTTTGAATGACTAAGTATCTCGTAATAATCGTATAACGGGGCATATAAGTAATGAAGACTGTGACACTAGATCGTTAAATTCCGGTTAAAACTCCAAAGCTTTGAATGTCGTTCTAATGCGGTGACCTAAGCTTTAATCTgttgtgtgtgtttaattttgTACTTCGTCTTGTATTAGTCACTTGCCAAAAATAAAGGACAAGAGCATGCTTTTAAAATCTTATCTCctgataatatttatgtatgtcaattatttatatattcataaataatacCAGTGTAAACTAAGCGACGATATATCGCAGTTGTTGAATCGATAACCTAGATAAACAAAATACTTTATTGTATAAATGCtcttattttatatatgttattatttaactGACGCTTACATACTCCTTTTAACAGTTTCGCGCGTAGAGCGGAGCAGCACAAAGAAAAATACGAACTGGTTTTAGATATCGACAGAACTGCAACGATCAAGATGCTACTCACAAGTCCGGATACATTCTACCTACACTGCGAAAGTCAGGAGACATGTCACACACACTGCGGTGCAACCAATATCACGATTAGCAAGCATACATGGAAAACACTTATAAATAGCATGCATGATTGTCTTCGGAAAGATAATGTGTTTAATACTGGACATGACGACGGAATCAAATGATTCGACCGTTAAAACAAAATTGCCCACATTGCAAAGGGTAGGTCTGCTTATCCTATGGGTGTGTCTAATTTGGCTAGTAACACCTCAATTCATTATCCAGCAAAACAACACAGGAGAGACCTGCAGACAAACATATACAGCACAACTGTTTGGATTACAACATTGTCCGGCTATTTTGAATGATTTGTCGACACATGCTAATAATTTACCATACCCTGAAAGTTCCGATGCTGATGGATATGAAAATTATGCATCCTCTGTGCGtgtttataaaaatgatttaaacatttgTACTTTGTTAAATGTCGTGTGTCTCGAGGTTGCGTCGGTTAATTCCAACGGacatttaaataagaaaatacacATATCTATCTCTTCACTGTAAATGATTGCCAGACAGAGAATTCCACTTTAAAAGGAAACGTTGaaattgttatttgtattataaCAACGTTAGAAGACGTGATTGAGTATTGGAATCATTTGTCGATACATCTAATGGGTATCGGAAATGAAGTGGATTTAGGTGAACAATTCACGTCAGCACGTTGTTTATCACTTAAATTCCCCTCTTTAGAAAGTATCAATTTTGAGAACGTAGATACCTGTGGGTTAAATAATAATCGCGAGGTAAAATACAGTTGCCGTAACAAAACGTTGGAGTTTACAACATGCACAGTCGAAAGTGCCGCAGTACACCTTTTCAGTGTGAACCAAAAGGGTTTACAAACGGTGTGTGGAGGAATAAGTATGTATATAGCAGATACACAAACATTGTTAACATGTATGAGAATGAAAATAATTACTGAATATCTTGGACTTGGGCctaaacatgcatgtgtatcttttTTGCATAGCCAGAATGACACATTTCAGTCTGCGATTAGGAATGCTGTCATTAAACGGAAATGTTTACCTTGTGAAAACACCGAGCAACGTCTTTCGAAAAGGAGTAATATTAGCAACGTTGAAAACCCCAGTGCTAAACATGCGGAACTAACAAATAATGTTGGACATGACGGTCTAAATGCCCAAAGTGCACTTGGAACCGGAACGAATAAAGTTAATGTGGAGACAGACGGTACTTTTAAAACGCAAGTCCTGAACGATTTGATAAATAATATACAGTGTCTTTATCGTGTAAAAACTGTTTTAGATGTTGATGCACAAAGTACAGCCATGAGAGTTGAAATACCCGAACACAAATGCACTcaacaaagaaataaaacaaaaacggaTGTCGACCACAATAGCAATGAGAAGAGAATCTTGAAACTTATTTTAAAGGATACATCCGATGTTTCCATATCAGCACCGCGTATTTGTATCGTAGCTCCGGTGACCAGAAATGAAAATCGTGAAAGTGAACCGCAAGCTGACGTCTTAAGAAAACTATACGATGTTGTTGAAAGAACTTTGAAAAGTGAGCCTGTTCCTGCACAGGAAAGCATGGTGTCTGAACTTGTAAGGCTCTGTACTTTCAGAACAGTCCCAAAAGAAGGAAAACCGGACGTAAGTGCACTTGCCGCGGCTGACTTTTACTATGCGTCCAAAAATGACGAGGTGATCGGTTACTGCTGCTATAAACGCATCAGTAATTGGAGTAAATCTGACGATCCATCCGCTGTTCACATAAGGAATTCTCCAGAATGTAAGTTAAACACAAGTAATTCGGAGGTCAATGTTACAAAAGCAGTCACTGAATCTGTTCAATCCGACATCTTGGCAAAACTACAGGGCACCAAACGTTTGAGCAATACTACCGATTCAAACAATACCAGACTGAATATGCCCATGATACTCACTAAGTTAATAGATGGAAAACGTTCCATGTCGACTGGAACAAACAATGAAAGTCGCGTCGCCGTGCAAATGAATACTTTTCAGAAAACGCATTCTAATCATGCTCTCTCCACTGACTCTTTACCTCCGACCAGCCGGCCTTTGAACACAACTGCTGAGCGATTTCAATCAATGATACCGCAAATGTTCAGTGCTGATACCGCTTCCTCCAAGACATCACGATTCCAGACAGGGAAATGTGTATCGTCTGTGAATTTTGTGATTCCAGATTCAAACACAAAAGCGGTTCAACATGTAGACGACGCCATTGAACCAGGTTTGTAAAGGCCAATTGATATTTTCCAGAGTAGTGAGATAGACATACTTACAACCAGTATTGCATGTTTCTGAAACAGCCATGCGTGTGCTTCATGTATAGCTACGttttagtttattattattacatgtcaTTGTTTTCAGTTATATACGTACGTTCAATATAAAACATCACACGTACATATCAGATAAGTGCAAACACAATAGAGCTGTATTTCTTAAATGTATTAACGGGCATTTAACGTATCAAACACATATCTTAATCtagattaatatttaaaaacaatgcaattTAGATATCACATCTTTATTTTAACGGAATGAGATCTGATTAAAATTGGAGGTAAATtgtaaaatgcttattttaacTATAATCACCACTATATTGTTTTATTCTATTGTGCTGTTAATATTACGTAATTATTTGTTTAGGTATAACAAAAGATGATTACATAGATGAGTACAATTCAGGATATAATGGTGGTAACAAAAGCATCTCGAAACCATCAACACAAACAACAGATACAGGTGGGACAATTGTTatagtttaatagtttatttaagtctcatccaTAATTCATCATAACAATTATTACAATCAAATATGCATAGCATGTATGAATGTAGCCATTCTTCgcgaattataagagactatatatCAAAATCTCATAAAAGCTGACACAAAATAcaacatatcataatatattacaCTTCTATGTCAGGGCGTGTCTAAAACCTTTACAGATGGATAGATTTGTATTACTAGTATTCTGAATAACATCAAATAGCTGTCAAAAGATTGTATTACTGTAAAGAAAGTAAGATCGCAATAAATAATAAGTTTATAATACCAGTGCTGAGTATTTATTCGGCGAGGATCTTCTAACACGATATACAGCATATTATGGTGCGGGTTGTGAATTCTTCAGATACCTATTGTTTATATTTCAGGTTTGAATGGCATCGTTGGATCTCTAATAACATCTGAAGCGTCCATTATTGTTCAGGGAATGGGATACAGTTCATCATTGTTGAAACAAGCTTTGTCCAGACTTGTAAAAAAAGGTTAGCCCGCTTTTCTATATTCGGCGTATATGTTCAATATATGCACAAGTTACTACTACAAATGTTATTGAATGCAAAATTATCCATTTCCCTTTCCCAAATAAcatgatttaaatatagttttaTGCTTTCGTAATTCGTGTTATAACAACCTTTATTCATTTAATTGCAGGCAAAACAAAGCTTGGTCCGCAGGATATCATGCAAGAAATATTTCTTATAGAGGATGAATAGTGgtgattgtatttgtaattttttatttaattttcaatattGGTTTAACTAATCTTGTTCAATTGATTTATATTTGAATGTCAGTGACTATTACATAAATTTAGGTCTCAAAACGCTTGAAATTCACAAAATTCACACATATTTGTTAAC encodes:
- the LOC127855602 gene encoding uncharacterized protein LOC127855602 — encoded protein: MGIGNEVDLGEQFTSARCLSLKFPSLESINFENVDTCGLNNNREVKYSCRNKTLEFTTCTVESAAVHLFSVNQKGLQTVCGGISMYIADTQTLLTCMRMKIITEYLGLGPKHACVSFLHSQNDTFQSAIRNAVIKRKCLPCENTEQRLSKRSNISNVENPSAKHAELTNNVGHDGLNAQSALGTGTNKVNVETDGTFKTQVLNDLINNIQCLYRVKTVLDVDAQSTAMRVEIPEHKCTQQRNKTKTDVDHNSNEKRILKLILKDTSDVSISAPRICIVAPVTRNENRESEPQADVLRKLYDVVERTLKSEPVPAQESMVSELVRLCTFRTVPKEGKPDVSALAAADFYYASKNDEVIGYCCYKRISNWSKSDDPSAVHIRNSPECKLNTSNSEVNVTKAVTESVQSDILAKLQGTKRLSNTTDSNNTRLNMPMILTKLIDGKRSMSTGTNNESRVAVQMNTFQKTHSNHALSTDSLPPTSRPLNTTAERFQSMIPQMFSADTASSKTSRFQTGKCVSSVNFVIPDSNTKAVQHVDDAIEPGITKDDYIDEYNSGYNGGNKSISKPSTQTTDTGLNGIVGSLITSEASIIVQGMGYSSSLLKQALSRLVKKGKTKLGPQDIMQEIFLIEDE